One Ilumatobacter coccineus YM16-304 genomic window, CGCTCGCTCATCCCGATCAGTCCGTACCCCGATCGGGCGCTCACACTCGACGTGTCGCCGTCGTCGACGACGGTGAGCGTCACGTCACGCGACGTCGCCTCTAGGGCAACGGTCACCAGCGACGCGTTGCGAGCGTGGCGCAGCGCGTTCGTCACCGATTCCTGTGCGATGCGGTACAGCGCCGACGCAACGATGGGGGCGACGTCGGACGCGTCACCTTCGACACGCACGACGACCGCGGTACCGGCGGTCGAGCGCTCGGCGAGCAGTTCGAGCTCGGCGAGGCGCGGCTGCCCGTCCGAGTTCGCTGACGTCGTGTCGTCACGCAACACCGACACCATCGACCGCATCTCGGTGAGCGTTCGCGTCGCTTCGTCGGCGATCACCTGCAACGCCTCGGCGGCGCCGGTCAACGAGCCCGAGTCGACCTCGACCAGGCCGGCTCTCGCCTGTACCGAGATGGCCGAGACGTGGTGCGCGACCGTGTCGTGGAGCTCGCGGGCGATCTGCTGACGCTCGTGCGACTTCGCGCGCTCGACGTGCTGGTCGCGTGTGGCTCGTCGGTATCGGATCGACGAGCCGAGCACCGCGACGAACAGGAGCAGCGCCGCCCCGCCGACGATGTCGCCCGCTCCGGTGTAGTCGACGACCGACGACGAGGCAATCGACGCGGCCATCGCGATCAGGCCGAGTGCGGCGTGGGTGGCAGACGCCCAACGGAACAGCGCGAACGCCAGCACGAGCAGCACCGATGCGCTGTACAGCACGAACGGGTCGCGTCCGCCGATCAGGGTTGCGACATCGATCACGACCATGCCGCCGAAGCCGAACACGACCACTTCGAGTGGGTGCTGCCGGCGAACCATCACGGCGTACGCCAACGCCAGACCGAACACGGGACCGAGCACCGGCCACACGAGATCGGTTCGGAACACGGCTTCGGCCAGCGAACCGAGCGCAACGAGCGCGGCGAGCGCAACGTCTCGCCAACTCCTGGCGGGACGTTCGGTGATGGCGGGCTCGGCCCAGAGAGAGGTCATGGAATTCGGCACCGACCCAACGGTAGGGATCGGGCATGCACGACCGACCCGACATTCGGCTCGTTCTGTCCTGCCCGATCGGACAGGTGAGGTCTGGCCGAAGGCTCGGCGCCGCTGCCGACCGAGCCGACGACGATGAGCCACCGATCGCAGGTCGATCGCGCGAACCGAGCCACGAGGAGCACCCATGCCCACCCACACGACACCATCAGACCCCGACACGAACGCCGGCCGAGCCGAGCTTCGCGACACGCGGGTCGACGTCAAGATCGTGCTGTCGGGGCTGTGGGTGGCGATGCTCTTCCTGTTCGCGTACGTCGACATCTTCGGCTTCTTCCGCGCCGACGTGATCGAGGGGGCGTTGGCCGGTGAGGTCCCCGGACCGGGCATCACGATCAACCAGGCCTTCCTCGCCGGAGCGACCGGCTACATCGTGATCCCGAGCCTGATGGTGGTGGCATCGTTGATGCTGCGGGCCACGGTCAACCGACGGCTGAACATCGGCGTCAGCCTCGTCTACGCCGCGTCGATCGCGGTGACCTGCATCGGCGAGAGCTGGATCTACTACCTCATGGGCAGCACGGTCGAGGTCGCGCTGTTGCTGTTGGCCGCGCGCACCGCATGGCGCTGGCCGACCGACGACCGTGTGCCGGTGCGGTGATCACTCCGACAGCGGCGTGGAGCCTCCGGTGGTGACCACCGCGTCCAACAGGAAGTCGAGCATCTGGCCGCTGAGCTGCGCCGAGGGAGTGACCTCGTAGATGTCGGCGTTGACCGCCAGGCCGAGTGAGCCGTGCATCGCCGCCCACAGCAACTCCGCGACACGGTCGGGCTCGCCACTCACGAGGCGGCCGGCATCGTGCAGATCGACGAGCGTCGTTCGAAGGGTTCGGTAGAGCGGGAGTTCGTCGAGCGGTTGCGGGTCGGGCTCCAGGTCGCCCGGCCGTCGGACGTGGAGCAACACACCGCGATGCACATCGGGGTTCTCGATGACGAAGTCGCGGTAGAAGGTGAGGATGGCGCGGAGTCGCTGGGCCGGATCGTCGACGCTGGCGGCGATCTTCTCGATCACGTCGCCCGCCACCTGGATCGGCCCCAACCAGAGCGAGCGGACGAGATCGATGTGGTTTCGGAAGTACTTGTAGATGGTGCCCTGAGCCAGCCCGGCCTGCTCCGCGACGCGCCGGACGGTGACCGCGTCGATGCCGCCCTCGTCGTAGACGTGGCGCGCCGCGTCACGGATGCGTTGCCGCTGTGCTGCTCGTTGCGCTGCCGTTGCTACCGGTCGTGCCATGGGACGTCGGACTCGTTCGTGGGTCGGGTTTCGTGATCGTGAGTCAGTTAACCACGCTCGCCGAGTCGCCATCAAACACGGTGCTCTCAACGTCGCTGCGCTGGGCTCGACGCCTCCTTCGCGGGCCGTCAAGCGACCAGGTGAGCGCTGTTGTGTGAACGTCGTTCATTTAATGATCTAGAGTGACCGCAGCATCCCTCCCCACACGACCAGCACCGCCAACACCACCACCAACACCGACATGGAGTACTCATGACCTTGCTCGACGATCCCCGACCGATCTCGGCCGATTCTCATGCGGTCGAGACCGCCGAGACGTACGAAGGACTGGCCGAGAAGTTCGGCGACGATGCGCCGCGAGTGGTGCACAAGGGTGAGCAGGGCGACTACATCGAGATCCCGAATCAGCCGAGGCGATCTCGCAACGTCGCGGTGATGTGCCTCGCCGGCACTCGCCTCGACTACGCCACGCCGCTGCCGCGCGAGCACGCCACGAAGCCCGGCACCGGATCGATCAGCGATCCCGAAGTCCAGGCGTACTTCACCGGCGGGTACGCGGCGATGCGCCCCGGCCTGCGCGACGGGGCGCGACGCCCCGACGATCAAGACATCGACGGCATCTCCGCCGAGGTCCTCTACCCCGGCTGGTTCCCCATGTTCAGCCTCCCCGACCTCGAGCTGCTCATCGCCACGCAACGCAACTACAACGACTGGATGGCCGATCAGCAGGTCAAGTCCGGTGGCCGCCTCGTCGGACTCGCCGCGCTGCCCGTCCAAGACCCGGAAGCTGCACTGGCCGAACTGCATCGCGCGATCGATCTCGGATTC contains:
- a CDS encoding DUF6326 family protein, with product MPTHTTPSDPDTNAGRAELRDTRVDVKIVLSGLWVAMLFLFAYVDIFGFFRADVIEGALAGEVPGPGITINQAFLAGATGYIVIPSLMVVASLMLRATVNRRLNIGVSLVYAASIAVTCIGESWIYYLMGSTVEVALLLLAARTAWRWPTDDRVPVR
- a CDS encoding sensor histidine kinase — its product is MPNSMTSLWAEPAITERPARSWRDVALAALVALGSLAEAVFRTDLVWPVLGPVFGLALAYAVMVRRQHPLEVVVFGFGGMVVIDVATLIGGRDPFVLYSASVLLVLAFALFRWASATHAALGLIAMAASIASSSVVDYTGAGDIVGGAALLLFVAVLGSSIRYRRATRDQHVERAKSHERQQIARELHDTVAHHVSAISVQARAGLVEVDSGSLTGAAEALQVIADEATRTLTEMRSMVSVLRDDTTSANSDGQPRLAELELLAERSTAGTAVVVRVEGDASDVAPIVASALYRIAQESVTNALRHARNASLVTVALEATSRDVTLTVVDDGDTSSVSARSGYGLIGMSERVALLGGVLHAGPSAPGGWTVRAQLPR
- a CDS encoding TetR/AcrR family transcriptional regulator — translated: MARPVATAAQRAAQRQRIRDAARHVYDEGGIDAVTVRRVAEQAGLAQGTIYKYFRNHIDLVRSLWLGPIQVAGDVIEKIAASVDDPAQRLRAILTFYRDFVIENPDVHRGVLLHVRRPGDLEPDPQPLDELPLYRTLRTTLVDLHDAGRLVSGEPDRVAELLWAAMHGSLGLAVNADIYEVTPSAQLSGQMLDFLLDAVVTTGGSTPLSE